From a region of the Candidatus Jettenia caeni genome:
- a CDS encoding carbon starvation protein — MKISTIILTVTAIIGAFALGVVTQVLWPSEKVNALWLIIAAACFFIISYRLYGAFLAAKVLSLDDRRIPPSKRLRDGRDYHPTHKWVLFGHHFAAIAGAGPLIGPVLAAQFGYLPGFLWILIGASLGGAVHDTVILAASVRRNGKSLAQIAGDEVGPLTGITAAIAILFIIIVALAGLGLAVINALSHSAWGAFTIAATIPIALFMGLYLYKIRYGRIAEVSIIGVILLVLAVFFGSYIPGSGLEPYFNLDKKLLVFLMALYGFIASVLPVWMLLCPRDYLSTYMKIGTVILLALGVLFLAPNIHMPAVTKFVHGGGPVIPGTLFPFMFITIACGALSGFHSLVASGTTPKMIENESEIKMIGFGAMLVEGFISVIAIIAATILMPGDYFAINTHLSFDELARLGFPINHIIELSEDVGTNIAGRPGGAVSLAVGMASIFSSLPGMKTLMPYWYNFALMFEALFILTTVDTGTRVARFIVQELGSHAYRPLGRTNWIPGTILSSFLVVGSWGYLIYSGNISTIWPMFGVANQLLAAIAFCVGTTIIIKMNKLKYAWTTFLPMVFMFVTTFTASYKLFFDFIEKSASSAIRSEALTFRFDAILIAVMVTLAIITLFDSIHKWYGYLSGKRKMITTEVIEWIHHAETS, encoded by the coding sequence GTGAAGATATCAACGATAATTCTTACGGTAACTGCGATTATAGGCGCATTTGCACTTGGAGTAGTTACTCAGGTACTCTGGCCATCAGAAAAGGTTAACGCACTCTGGCTTATTATTGCCGCCGCATGTTTCTTCATAATATCGTATCGTCTGTATGGCGCATTTCTTGCAGCAAAGGTGCTGAGTCTCGATGATAGAAGAATACCCCCTTCAAAAAGATTAAGAGACGGCAGGGACTATCACCCTACTCACAAATGGGTACTGTTTGGTCATCATTTCGCAGCAATTGCAGGGGCTGGTCCATTGATAGGTCCGGTACTTGCAGCGCAATTCGGATATCTTCCGGGTTTTTTGTGGATATTGATAGGAGCGTCACTTGGCGGCGCTGTTCATGACACGGTTATTCTTGCAGCATCGGTAAGGAGAAACGGCAAGTCACTGGCACAGATAGCCGGCGATGAGGTTGGCCCGCTTACCGGGATTACAGCAGCAATAGCAATCTTATTTATTATCATCGTTGCACTGGCAGGGCTGGGTCTTGCTGTTATCAATGCCCTCTCCCACAGCGCCTGGGGCGCATTTACCATAGCTGCAACAATACCTATAGCGCTGTTTATGGGACTGTATCTCTACAAAATCAGGTATGGAAGGATAGCAGAAGTCAGTATTATTGGTGTTATTCTTTTGGTGTTGGCTGTCTTTTTTGGCAGTTATATCCCTGGATCTGGTCTTGAGCCATATTTTAATCTGGACAAAAAACTCCTTGTCTTTCTGATGGCTCTTTATGGTTTTATTGCATCGGTTCTTCCCGTCTGGATGCTTCTCTGCCCCAGAGATTATCTTTCTACCTATATGAAAATAGGGACGGTTATACTCCTTGCGCTTGGTGTACTATTCCTGGCGCCTAATATCCATATGCCCGCCGTTACAAAATTTGTTCATGGTGGTGGTCCAGTAATACCGGGAACGCTATTCCCATTTATGTTCATAACTATTGCATGTGGGGCACTCTCTGGTTTCCATTCTCTTGTTGCGTCAGGTACTACTCCAAAAATGATTGAAAATGAGTCTGAGATAAAGATGATAGGTTTTGGCGCTATGCTTGTGGAAGGATTTATCTCGGTGATTGCTATTATTGCCGCAACGATATTGATGCCGGGAGATTATTTTGCGATTAATACTCATCTATCATTTGATGAATTGGCACGGCTGGGTTTTCCCATAAATCATATTATTGAACTTTCCGAAGACGTAGGTACCAATATTGCCGGAAGACCGGGAGGCGCAGTTTCTCTTGCAGTCGGTATGGCTTCAATATTTTCAAGCCTTCCAGGTATGAAAACCCTTATGCCGTATTGGTATAACTTTGCGCTCATGTTCGAGGCCCTTTTTATTCTTACAACCGTTGATACAGGAACCAGGGTAGCCAGGTTTATTGTCCAGGAACTGGGTAGTCATGCGTACCGTCCTCTGGGAAGAACAAACTGGATTCCCGGAACAATACTCTCAAGCTTTCTTGTAGTAGGATCATGGGGTTATCTCATCTATTCAGGGAATATATCAACCATTTGGCCGATGTTTGGCGTTGCAAATCAACTCCTTGCGGCGATTGCCTTCTGTGTGGGTACAACGATCATAATAAAGATGAATAAACTCAAATATGCCTGGACAACATTTCTGCCTATGGTATTTATGTTTGTTACCACCTTTACGGCATCTTACAAACTCTTTTTTGATTTTATTGAAAAATCAGCCTCATCGGCAATACGATCTGAAGCACTTACCTTTCGGTTTGATGCCATCCTCATTGCCGTCATGGTAACCCTTGCCATAATTACCCTCTTTGATTCGATTCATAAGTGGTATGGTTATCTATCAGGAAAAAGAAAGATGATAACAACTGAGGTTATTGAATGGATTCACCATGCAGAAACATCTTAA